One genomic window of Paraburkholderia phytofirmans PsJN includes the following:
- a CDS encoding superinfection immunity protein: MLKIIEGAAVLSALMLYLAPAMIADARERKDAFAVTMVNILLGWTVIGWFAALIWARHPVTDRRLKHFAKRAQRAVARVTIDSIVTRAECRGSSIPALNPRVVPIVARIAASSSRRKI; encoded by the coding sequence ATGTTGAAGATTATCGAAGGTGCAGCGGTTCTGAGTGCGCTGATGCTGTATCTGGCGCCCGCAATGATTGCGGACGCCAGAGAACGGAAAGACGCCTTTGCGGTGACCATGGTGAACATCCTGCTCGGATGGACGGTGATCGGTTGGTTCGCTGCGCTGATCTGGGCGCGGCATCCTGTGACCGATCGTCGTCTGAAGCATTTCGCCAAGCGGGCGCAGCGCGCGGTGGCGCGAGTCACTATTGATTCAATCGTTACGCGGGCCGAGTGTCGTGGTAGTTCGATCCCGGCGTTAAATCCGCGTGTGGTGCCGATCGTTGCACGCATTGCTGCGAGCAGTAGTCGGCGGAAAATTTAG
- a CDS encoding nuclear transport factor 2 family protein: MADTIETRPPLPPFTRETAIQKVRAAEDGWNTRDPERVSLAYTVDSVWRNRAEFTKGRAEIVGLLRRKWARELDYRLIKELWAFTDNRIAVRFAYEWHDDSNNWFRSYGNENWEFDEHGLMAHRHASINDMPIREADRLYHWPLGRRPDDHPSLSDLGL, from the coding sequence ATGGCCGACACAATTGAAACCCGCCCGCCGCTGCCGCCCTTCACACGCGAAACCGCGATCCAGAAAGTGCGTGCCGCCGAAGACGGCTGGAATACCCGCGACCCCGAGCGCGTGTCGCTCGCCTACACCGTCGATAGCGTCTGGCGCAATCGCGCCGAATTCACGAAGGGTCGCGCGGAGATTGTCGGCTTGTTGCGCCGTAAATGGGCGAGAGAACTCGATTACCGTTTGATCAAGGAACTGTGGGCGTTCACCGATAACCGCATCGCCGTGCGTTTTGCCTATGAATGGCACGACGATTCGAACAACTGGTTCCGCTCGTACGGCAACGAGAACTGGGAATTCGACGAGCACGGGCTGATGGCGCACCGTCACGCAAGCATCAACGATATGCCGATCCGCGAAGCCGACCGTCTCTATCACTGGCCGCTCGGCCGCCGCCCCGACGACCATCCGAGCCTGTCCGATCTCGGTCTTTGA
- a CDS encoding TetR/AcrR family transcriptional regulator, whose amino-acid sequence MAIETQTQSVTPGSARERLLDAAEALIYAGGIHATGVDAIVKQSGTARKSFYTHFESKDALVAAALDRRDERWMNWFIAGTQRHGKTARKRLLGMFEVLREWFASEDFHGCAFLNASGEIASADDPIRIVARHHKERLLAFVRTECDAFAAESELDTRRAARLSRQWLILLDGAIAVALVSGEPDAALDAQAAAQVLLDAQCACEPGIPPSKRPPSRRTAT is encoded by the coding sequence ATGGCTATCGAAACTCAAACTCAATCGGTCACACCCGGCAGCGCGCGCGAGCGGCTGCTGGACGCGGCTGAGGCGCTGATCTACGCCGGCGGCATTCACGCAACGGGCGTGGACGCGATCGTCAAGCAGTCCGGCACGGCGCGCAAAAGCTTTTACACGCATTTCGAATCGAAAGATGCGCTCGTTGCGGCCGCGCTCGACCGGCGCGATGAGCGCTGGATGAACTGGTTCATCGCCGGCACGCAACGGCATGGCAAGACGGCGCGAAAACGCCTGCTCGGCATGTTCGAAGTGCTGCGCGAATGGTTTGCATCGGAGGATTTTCACGGTTGCGCGTTTCTGAATGCATCCGGTGAGATTGCCTCCGCGGACGACCCGATCCGGATCGTCGCGCGCCATCACAAGGAACGCCTGCTGGCGTTCGTGCGAACCGAATGCGATGCATTCGCGGCGGAGTCGGAACTCGACACCCGCCGCGCGGCGCGCCTATCGCGTCAATGGCTGATCCTGCTCGATGGCGCCATTGCCGTGGCGCTGGTGAGCGGCGAGCCCGACGCCGCACTAGACGCGCAAGCTGCAGCCCAAGTCCTGCTCGACGCGCAGTGTGCGTGCGAGCCAGGCATACCGCCAAGCAAACGACCGCCATCCCGGCGAACCGCAACCTGA
- a CDS encoding YceI family protein: MSTLTLRATIARAMLSATLLTAMACTPVQVLTHTVSQNETRVPPGRYEIDPDHCSITFDIDHFKYSRFTARFDRKKGELDWNEGGLDKSTTSVTIDAASIDTNVPLLDKMVKSGNMLDVERYPEIRFVSTRFERTGESRGTLTGDLTIRGVTQPVMLDVTFNGFAPDPLTKKDTLGFSAEGHFSRAKFGLATWYPAVGDDIHVRIQAEFVKTPAGG, translated from the coding sequence ATGAGCACACTGACTCTTCGCGCCACGATCGCGCGCGCCATGCTCAGCGCAACGCTACTGACGGCGATGGCCTGCACGCCTGTGCAGGTGCTTACGCATACGGTCAGCCAGAACGAGACGCGCGTGCCGCCTGGCCGCTACGAAATCGATCCGGATCACTGCAGCATTACCTTCGACATCGATCACTTCAAGTATTCACGCTTCACGGCGCGCTTCGATCGCAAGAAGGGGGAACTCGACTGGAACGAAGGCGGCCTGGACAAGAGCACGACGTCGGTGACGATCGACGCCGCGAGCATCGATACGAATGTGCCGTTGCTGGACAAGATGGTGAAGAGCGGCAACATGCTCGACGTGGAGCGCTATCCGGAGATTCGCTTCGTCAGCACGCGTTTTGAACGCACCGGTGAATCGCGCGGCACGTTGACTGGCGATCTGACCATTCGCGGCGTCACGCAGCCGGTCATGCTCGACGTCACTTTCAACGGTTTTGCCCCCGATCCGCTCACGAAAAAAGACACGCTCGGCTTTTCCGCCGAGGGCCATTTCAGTCGCGCGAAGTTTGGTTTGGCGACGTGGTATCCGGCCGTTGGTGATGATATTCATGTGCGCATTCAGGCCGAGTTCGTTAAAACGCCCGCAGGCGGGTGA
- the tdh gene encoding L-threonine 3-dehydrogenase has protein sequence MKALAKLERAPGLTLTDVKKPEVGHNDVMIRITRTAICGTDIHIWKWDDWAQKTIPVPMHVGHEYVGEIVEMGQEVRGFAIGDRVSGEGHITCGFCRNCRAGRRHLCRNTVGVGVNREGAFAEYLVIPAFNAFKIPPEISDDLAAIFDPFGNATHTALSFNLVGEDVLITGAGPIGIMAVAIAKHVGARNVVITDVNDYRLELARKMGATRAVNVSRESLRDVMADLHMTEGFDVGLEMSGVPSAFTSMLEAMNHGGKIALLGIPPAQTAIDWTQVIFKGLEIKGIYGREMFETWYKMVAMLQSGLDLSPILTHHFKVDDYQEAFATMLSGESGKVILDWTAA, from the coding sequence ATGAAAGCATTGGCAAAACTCGAACGCGCTCCCGGGCTCACGCTTACGGACGTCAAGAAACCTGAAGTCGGCCACAACGACGTGATGATCCGCATCACGCGCACCGCGATTTGCGGCACCGATATTCACATCTGGAAGTGGGACGACTGGGCGCAAAAAACGATTCCTGTGCCGATGCACGTCGGTCACGAATACGTGGGCGAAATCGTCGAAATGGGCCAGGAAGTGCGCGGCTTTGCGATCGGCGATCGCGTGTCGGGCGAAGGACACATCACCTGCGGTTTCTGCCGCAATTGCCGCGCGGGCCGCCGGCATTTGTGCCGCAATACGGTGGGCGTCGGCGTGAATCGCGAAGGCGCGTTTGCCGAGTATCTGGTGATTCCGGCCTTCAACGCCTTCAAGATTCCTCCCGAGATTTCCGACGATCTCGCTGCAATTTTCGATCCGTTCGGCAACGCCACGCACACTGCGCTGTCGTTCAATCTGGTCGGCGAGGACGTGCTGATTACCGGCGCCGGACCCATCGGCATCATGGCGGTGGCGATCGCGAAACACGTCGGCGCGCGCAATGTCGTGATTACCGACGTCAACGACTATCGCCTCGAACTCGCGCGCAAAATGGGCGCGACGCGCGCGGTCAATGTCTCGCGCGAATCGTTGCGCGACGTGATGGCGGACCTGCACATGACCGAAGGTTTCGACGTTGGGCTGGAAATGTCAGGCGTGCCGAGCGCCTTTACTAGCATGCTCGAAGCGATGAACCACGGCGGCAAGATTGCGCTGCTCGGCATTCCGCCCGCGCAGACGGCGATCGACTGGACCCAGGTGATCTTTAAAGGCCTCGAAATCAAGGGCATTTATGGGCGCGAGATGTTCGAGACCTGGTACAAGATGGTTGCGATGCTGCAAAGCGGTCTGGATCTCTCACCGATCCTCACGCACCATTTCAAGGTCGACGATTATCAGGAAGCGTTCGCCACAATGCTCTCCGGCGAGAGCGGCAAGGTCATTCTCGACTGGACAGCCGCGTGA
- a CDS encoding glycine C-acetyltransferase translates to MRDLYLAHLRGTLEQIRADGFYKSERVIASPQSADIRLANGTDVLNFCANNYLGLADDARLIDAAKQGLDNDGFGMASVRFICGTQTVHKDLERALAAFLQTDDCILYSSCFDANGGLFETLLDENDAIISDELNHASIIDGVRLSKAKRFRYKNNDLADLEAKLIEAKAAGARFTLIATDGVFSMDGIIANLAGICDLADRYGALVMVDDSHAVGFVGEHGRGTPEHCGVLSRVDIITGTLGKALGGASGGYVAARKEIVELLRQRSRPYLFSNTLTPSIAAASLKVLELLASDEGAQLRARVRENGAHFRSKMSALGFTLVPGEHPIIPVMLGDAQLASKMADALLKEGVYVIGFSFPVVPKGRARIRTQMSAAHTPEQIDRAVDAFARVGRELGVI, encoded by the coding sequence ATGCGTGACCTTTATCTCGCCCATCTGCGCGGCACACTCGAGCAGATTCGCGCTGACGGCTTTTACAAGAGCGAGCGCGTGATCGCCAGCCCGCAATCGGCCGACATTCGTCTGGCTAACGGCACGGACGTGCTGAATTTCTGCGCGAACAATTACCTCGGCCTCGCCGACGACGCGCGGCTGATCGACGCCGCCAAGCAAGGGCTCGACAACGACGGCTTCGGCATGGCGTCCGTGCGTTTCATCTGCGGCACGCAAACCGTGCATAAAGATCTCGAGCGCGCGCTCGCCGCGTTTTTGCAAACCGACGATTGCATCCTCTACTCGAGCTGCTTCGACGCAAACGGCGGCTTGTTCGAAACTTTGCTCGACGAAAACGACGCAATCATCAGTGACGAACTGAACCACGCGAGCATCATCGACGGCGTGCGGCTTTCCAAGGCGAAGCGCTTTCGCTACAAGAACAACGACCTCGCCGACCTCGAAGCCAAACTGATCGAAGCGAAGGCCGCCGGCGCGCGCTTCACACTGATCGCGACAGACGGCGTGTTCTCCATGGACGGCATCATCGCCAATCTCGCCGGCATCTGCGATCTGGCCGACCGTTACGGCGCGCTCGTGATGGTCGACGATTCGCACGCAGTGGGTTTTGTCGGCGAACATGGGCGCGGCACGCCGGAACATTGTGGCGTGCTGTCGCGTGTCGACATCATTACGGGCACGCTGGGTAAAGCATTGGGCGGCGCATCGGGCGGCTATGTGGCCGCGCGCAAGGAAATCGTTGAGTTGCTGCGTCAACGCTCGCGTCCCTATCTGTTCTCGAACACGCTGACGCCGAGCATTGCCGCCGCTTCGCTGAAAGTACTTGAACTGCTGGCAAGCGATGAAGGCGCGCAACTGCGCGCACGTGTGCGCGAAAACGGCGCGCACTTCCGCAGCAAGATGAGCGCGCTCGGCTTCACGCTCGTGCCCGGCGAACATCCGATCATTCCGGTCATGCTCGGCGACGCGCAACTCGCCTCGAAAATGGCAGACGCCCTGTTGAAAGAAGGCGTGTACGTGATCGGCTTCTCGTTCCCGGTGGTGCCAAAAGGCCGCGCGCGCATTCGCACGCAGATGAGCGCCGCCCATACGCCCGAGCAGATCGACCGCGCGGTGGATGCATTCGCGCGCGTCGGCCGCGAACTCGGCGTTATTTAA
- a CDS encoding helix-turn-helix domain-containing protein, producing MGQEMASSGIRRAAANAAPTSGATSAPAVAAPPRVGEQIQRLRAERRMTLDDLSRAAGVSKSMLSEIERDKANPTIAVAWRLTNALGVSLDSLFAPQKTPEAIAVSGPHEIPTLSGHDAKYQLRVWGPIELAGKFEWYELTLQPGGALVSNAHEPGTREHLTVLQGSIEIEAAGTTKRLKAADTARYVADEPHAVRNAGKGEAKALLVVIHG from the coding sequence ATGGGTCAGGAAATGGCAAGTTCGGGTATTCGCCGCGCCGCAGCCAACGCGGCGCCCACTTCAGGCGCAACGTCGGCACCGGCGGTCGCGGCGCCGCCGCGCGTCGGCGAACAGATTCAGCGTTTGCGCGCCGAACGGCGCATGACGCTCGACGATCTGTCACGCGCGGCCGGCGTGTCGAAATCGATGCTCTCGGAGATCGAGCGCGACAAGGCCAATCCGACCATCGCGGTCGCCTGGCGTCTGACCAACGCGCTCGGCGTCAGCCTGGATTCGCTGTTCGCGCCGCAGAAGACGCCGGAAGCGATCGCCGTCTCCGGTCCGCATGAAATTCCCACGTTGAGTGGACACGACGCCAAGTATCAGTTGCGCGTGTGGGGACCGATCGAGTTGGCCGGCAAGTTTGAATGGTACGAATTGACGCTGCAACCGGGCGGGGCGCTGGTATCTAACGCGCATGAACCCGGCACGCGCGAGCATCTGACCGTGCTGCAAGGGTCGATCGAAATCGAGGCGGCCGGCACGACGAAACGGCTGAAGGCCGCGGACACCGCGCGCTACGTCGCCGACGAACCGCACGCGGTCCGCAACGCCGGAAAGGGCGAGGCGAAGGCGCTGCTAGTGGTGATTCACGGCTGA
- a CDS encoding DUF2471 family protein yields MNNLTTDSTDHALAALRYQTAARDLERIVRNIAARYIVQQVPLTWRLLHAIEAEALADLGFASRHDAVMLGLFQRPSDLPYPETDEAVDFGTSTALPAVFAFAVSAYEEAARRAAQPPETAPLKRARAWGD; encoded by the coding sequence ATGAACAACCTGACAACCGACTCGACCGACCATGCTCTGGCCGCGCTGCGATATCAAACCGCGGCGCGCGATCTCGAACGCATCGTGCGCAATATTGCTGCGCGCTACATCGTTCAGCAGGTGCCGCTTACCTGGCGTTTACTGCATGCCATCGAAGCCGAAGCGCTGGCCGATCTCGGCTTTGCCAGCCGGCACGACGCGGTGATGCTGGGCCTTTTCCAACGGCCGTCCGACCTGCCGTATCCGGAAACGGACGAGGCTGTGGACTTCGGCACGTCCACGGCACTGCCGGCGGTGTTCGCGTTCGCAGTCAGCGCCTATGAAGAGGCCGCACGTCGCGCTGCGCAGCCGCCGGAGACCGCGCCGCTCAAACGCGCACGCGCTTGGGGCGACTGA
- a CDS encoding tyrosine-type recombinase/integrase encodes MSPPHLTDPVPRPAPSTDLFDQQREDWRRDPQIAFDAWLAKQNFRRSSAEVYQAQWGLFLEWLSVRQKSLATVDAHAIAEFVAGLDVKKTQRVRYLRLIERVLDHVREIESASTNPARFIAQDGEAAWRNARDNEPTGFLNHAERTALIAHLFSPLPDLSAAQRWRERRDRALIAVFLGGGLKTGEAAALTVSCVHAGMPWVTIESANPMLTRRTRLAPFAAAILDAWLAERRLSELAGNLVFPASPSGRPMHKATMLRAVDALIDGAGIAESRASRASPQTLRNTFAADLFESGVEAELVGQWLGFVQAVSANRLYRAWQNWMDHQDSPATDVPDPAVPPLATPRRDGRLTRKRGAVDS; translated from the coding sequence ATGTCGCCTCCCCATCTGACCGACCCGGTCCCTCGTCCTGCGCCGTCCACGGATCTCTTCGATCAGCAACGTGAAGACTGGCGTCGCGACCCGCAAATTGCTTTCGACGCCTGGCTTGCCAAACAGAATTTCCGCCGTTCCTCCGCCGAAGTCTACCAGGCGCAATGGGGGCTTTTTCTCGAATGGCTGAGCGTGCGCCAGAAAAGTCTCGCCACGGTCGATGCTCACGCGATTGCCGAGTTCGTCGCTGGTCTCGACGTGAAAAAGACCCAAAGGGTGCGGTATTTAAGGCTAATCGAACGGGTGCTCGATCATGTGCGCGAAATCGAATCCGCTTCGACCAATCCGGCGCGCTTCATTGCTCAGGATGGCGAAGCAGCGTGGCGGAACGCACGCGATAACGAGCCGACCGGCTTTCTCAACCACGCTGAACGAACGGCGCTGATCGCGCATCTGTTTTCGCCGCTGCCGGATTTGTCCGCGGCGCAACGTTGGCGGGAGCGGCGCGACCGCGCTTTGATCGCTGTGTTTCTAGGTGGCGGATTGAAGACGGGCGAAGCTGCAGCGCTTACGGTTAGTTGCGTGCATGCCGGAATGCCGTGGGTGACGATCGAGTCAGCTAACCCGATGCTCACACGGCGCACCCGGCTCGCGCCCTTCGCCGCAGCCATTCTCGACGCGTGGCTTGCGGAACGGCGGTTGTCGGAACTGGCGGGCAACCTGGTATTTCCCGCATCGCCTTCCGGAAGGCCCATGCATAAAGCGACCATGCTGCGCGCGGTCGACGCCTTGATCGATGGAGCCGGAATCGCAGAATCGCGGGCATCGCGTGCCAGTCCGCAAACATTGCGGAATACGTTCGCGGCGGATCTGTTCGAAAGTGGAGTCGAGGCGGAACTGGTCGGGCAATGGCTGGGATTTGTGCAGGCCGTGTCGGCGAACCGTCTGTATCGAGCGTGGCAAAACTGGATGGATCATCAGGATTCTCCCGCCACCGACGTTCCGGATCCGGCGGTTCCGCCCTTAGCCACACCTAGACGCGACGGGCGTTTGACGAGGAAAAGGGGAGCCGTCGACTCCTGA
- a CDS encoding DNA-binding protein, with the protein MNLDQERQAIRDELEALRARGARRQELSLHACKRLFFDLGIRPSMAAVRDLTQTGSASDIPKDIDHFWERIRNVSRVKVGAGAIPKALEDRAGELLGALFEEAVSHARTTLDDERQEIRAQITAADQRAREAEIRQQASEDAIKRSELRAETAWERVRALESELSSAATHGNAHQEGLQATVRRLERENEALRQRLDNEFANNATLRDRIDALHVELRQSTEHYAQQIKDAVAEAERRVKPMLVELDSLRSMAATYQSGVRDASRKEFEFIQQIAAAKARGDRLDAQLREQSDEVDKLTKEVAVLRAQQGIDPAIANLLCSLVEAGRLTGDELKAIGTVADGHVALPLRCPKCEEGEPELSQMDHRFELQCPECDHSSGLGESRLEAVSRFLSSDSIAASA; encoded by the coding sequence ATGAATCTGGATCAGGAACGGCAAGCCATTCGAGACGAGCTCGAAGCGCTGCGAGCAAGGGGGGCACGGCGACAAGAGCTTTCGCTGCACGCATGCAAACGGCTGTTTTTTGATCTGGGAATTCGCCCGTCCATGGCTGCGGTTCGCGATCTAACCCAGACCGGCAGCGCGAGCGACATTCCAAAGGACATCGACCACTTTTGGGAACGCATCCGGAATGTCTCGCGTGTGAAAGTTGGCGCGGGCGCTATCCCGAAAGCACTTGAAGACCGAGCCGGCGAATTGCTGGGCGCCCTTTTTGAAGAAGCCGTTTCACATGCGCGCACCACGCTCGACGACGAGCGCCAGGAAATTCGTGCGCAAATCACCGCCGCTGACCAGCGCGCTCGAGAAGCGGAAATTCGCCAACAGGCGTCGGAAGACGCGATCAAGCGCAGCGAGTTGCGAGCAGAGACGGCTTGGGAACGCGTTCGCGCACTGGAAAGCGAGTTGTCGAGCGCGGCCACACACGGAAATGCTCACCAGGAAGGTTTACAGGCAACGGTACGCCGGCTCGAGCGCGAAAACGAAGCGCTTCGTCAACGGCTCGACAACGAATTCGCGAACAACGCAACGCTGCGGGACCGGATCGATGCACTGCACGTCGAATTGCGCCAAAGCACCGAACACTATGCGCAGCAGATCAAGGACGCCGTCGCCGAAGCCGAGCGGCGCGTCAAGCCGATGCTGGTCGAACTCGATTCCTTGCGTAGCATGGCGGCCACTTATCAGTCCGGGGTGCGCGACGCGAGCCGCAAGGAATTTGAGTTTATTCAGCAAATCGCCGCGGCCAAGGCGCGCGGCGACCGGCTCGACGCTCAACTGCGCGAGCAATCGGATGAAGTAGACAAGCTCACGAAAGAAGTCGCCGTTCTGCGTGCTCAGCAAGGGATCGATCCGGCGATTGCGAATCTTCTGTGCTCGCTAGTCGAAGCCGGCCGCTTGACGGGCGACGAATTAAAAGCGATTGGCACGGTGGCGGATGGTCACGTCGCCCTTCCTCTACGGTGCCCAAAATGTGAGGAAGGTGAGCCTGAACTGTCGCAAATGGATCACCGCTTCGAACTGCAATGTCCGGAGTGCGATCACTCGTCGGGCCTCGGCGAATCAAGGCTGGAGGCGGTTAGCCGGTTTCTGTCGAGCGACTCGATTGCCGCGTCGGCGTGA
- a CDS encoding replication initiation protein gives MATKRAKKTDVVSPSSAELRKAVEAIAIQPKSGKITLLTRKLFNVLLAVAQQADESGDTYRALLSDIVANSAFDSNDTALVKEHLRRMVSVQVEWSTGTSSQKPGRKWGISTLIADAEILEDPTTRRVWVEFSFAPKIKKKLLDPVQYARLSLQFQSQLRSSAGLALYEICVRYLTNPSHLTMRETWEWWRPILSGTPDTEAGDEAKREYKYFKRDYLRPAIAEVNAVTNIFVELIEHREGRRVAEIQFRVTERKQPMLALDEHPNVFDSTLVDRMVKIGIPLKEAQTLYADSEENRIRAALQMTEQRMRSTSLPPVRSAPALFKDALKKGYAPPVEALPSGSGGKAAVAAPADDLKARLLGEYSAFRRKEARELYDEQGESERDIARRSFEEDELPGLGTHMRDDWRRRGLDSKIVETAFFDWLARKTWGEPTDGDLLAFTLSQSRAA, from the coding sequence ATGGCCACGAAGCGCGCGAAGAAGACCGACGTAGTCAGCCCCAGCTCGGCCGAATTGCGCAAAGCCGTCGAGGCGATCGCGATTCAGCCCAAAAGCGGCAAAATCACGCTCCTTACCCGTAAGCTGTTCAACGTGCTCCTGGCCGTCGCTCAGCAAGCGGATGAATCTGGCGACACGTATCGGGCCTTGCTGTCCGACATTGTCGCGAACTCCGCGTTTGATTCCAACGACACCGCGCTCGTCAAGGAGCACTTGCGGCGCATGGTGTCGGTGCAGGTTGAATGGAGCACCGGCACGTCCAGCCAGAAGCCGGGCCGGAAATGGGGTATTTCCACGCTGATTGCCGACGCGGAAATTCTCGAAGACCCGACCACTCGCCGTGTCTGGGTGGAATTCTCATTTGCGCCGAAGATCAAGAAAAAGCTGCTCGATCCGGTCCAGTACGCCCGCCTGAGTCTCCAGTTCCAGAGCCAGTTGCGCAGTAGCGCTGGCCTCGCGCTGTACGAGATTTGTGTGCGCTATCTGACCAACCCGAGCCATCTGACGATGCGCGAGACGTGGGAATGGTGGCGCCCTATCCTCTCCGGCACGCCGGACACGGAGGCGGGCGACGAGGCGAAGCGCGAATATAAATACTTTAAGCGTGATTACTTGCGCCCGGCCATCGCCGAGGTCAACGCCGTCACCAACATCTTTGTCGAACTGATCGAACACCGCGAGGGGCGACGGGTCGCCGAGATCCAGTTCCGCGTGACCGAACGCAAGCAGCCGATGCTCGCGCTCGACGAACATCCGAACGTGTTCGACAGCACGCTGGTCGACCGGATGGTGAAGATCGGCATCCCGCTGAAAGAAGCGCAAACGCTATATGCCGATAGCGAAGAAAATCGCATTCGCGCTGCACTCCAGATGACCGAGCAACGTATGCGCAGCACGTCGTTGCCGCCGGTGCGCAGCGCGCCGGCGCTGTTCAAGGACGCGTTGAAGAAAGGTTACGCGCCGCCGGTCGAAGCGCTGCCGTCGGGTAGTGGCGGCAAGGCTGCCGTTGCCGCGCCGGCCGACGACCTCAAGGCGCGCCTGCTTGGCGAGTACTCGGCGTTTCGCCGCAAGGAAGCGCGTGAGTTGTACGACGAACAAGGTGAGTCCGAGCGGGACATCGCGCGGCGGTCGTTTGAGGAAGATGAATTGCCGGGACTCGGCACCCATATGCGCGACGACTGGCGTCGTCGTGGGCTGGATTCGAAGATCGTCGAAACGGCATTCTTTGATTGGCTGGCTCGCAAGACTTGGGGTGAGCCTACCGACGGTGACCTGCTTGCCTTTACGCTGAGCCAATCGCGCGCGGCGTAA
- the parA gene encoding ParA family partition ATPase, with protein sequence MAAEIIAVTQQKGGVGKSTIAMHLGAAFHEKGKRVLVVDADGQNTLIHWASASSDGDTGIPFPVVNLSEAGSQIHREIKKFVSDYDIIVVDCPPSITEKVSGVVLLAASVAVIPTSSSPADYWSSIGLVKLVQQAQVMNEDLRAVFLLNKTEEKRMLTRELKRALEELGFPLLKTQIPTREAYKQAMALGQTVLQMNDRGAKLAAIEVRACANEIAALLP encoded by the coding sequence TTGGCAGCAGAAATCATCGCGGTAACTCAGCAAAAGGGCGGGGTCGGGAAGAGCACAATCGCGATGCACCTCGGCGCTGCGTTTCATGAGAAAGGCAAACGCGTCCTCGTCGTGGACGCAGACGGTCAAAACACGCTGATCCATTGGGCCAGCGCATCATCAGACGGCGACACGGGTATCCCTTTTCCCGTCGTCAACCTCTCCGAAGCAGGCAGCCAGATCCATCGCGAGATCAAGAAGTTCGTGTCCGACTACGACATCATCGTCGTCGACTGCCCGCCTTCTATCACCGAGAAAGTCTCCGGCGTCGTCCTTCTCGCCGCGAGCGTCGCGGTGATCCCCACATCGTCATCGCCCGCCGACTATTGGTCGAGCATCGGATTGGTGAAGCTCGTCCAGCAGGCTCAAGTGATGAACGAAGATCTGCGCGCGGTCTTCCTGCTCAATAAGACCGAAGAAAAACGGATGCTGACGCGCGAACTGAAGCGCGCGTTGGAAGAGCTCGGATTCCCGCTGCTCAAGACACAAATCCCGACACGCGAGGCCTACAAGCAGGCCATGGCGTTAGGACAAACAGTGCTTCAGATGAACGATCGCGGCGCCAAACTGGCCGCCATCGAAGTACGGGCGTGCGCGAATGAGATCGCCGCCTTGCTCCCGTGA
- the arsC gene encoding arsenate reductase (glutaredoxin) (This arsenate reductase requires both glutathione and glutaredoxin to convert arsenate to arsenite, after which the efflux transporter formed by ArsA and ArsB can extrude the arsenite from the cell, providing resistance.), with the protein MITIYHNPRCSKSRAACELITTTYNNTNEATEIVEYLKHPLTVEQLKQLNAQLGCTVREMIRDTEAEYRDLQLSDLALTDTQLYEALAKHPILLQRPIVVRNGRAVIGRPPENAAALFA; encoded by the coding sequence ATGATCACGATCTACCACAACCCCCGTTGCTCAAAATCGCGCGCCGCATGCGAGCTCATCACCACCACCTACAACAACACAAACGAAGCCACAGAAATCGTCGAATATCTGAAGCATCCGCTTACGGTCGAACAACTCAAGCAACTCAACGCGCAGCTAGGTTGCACCGTCCGCGAAATGATTCGCGACACCGAAGCCGAATACAGGGACCTCCAGCTTTCCGACCTCGCACTGACTGACACTCAGTTATACGAAGCATTGGCAAAACATCCGATCCTTCTGCAACGGCCGATCGTCGTGCGAAACGGGCGAGCCGTCATCGGCCGCCCGCCGGAAAACGCCGCCGCGTTATTTGCCTGA